A genomic window from Nematostella vectensis chromosome 9, jaNemVect1.1, whole genome shotgun sequence includes:
- the LOC5511013 gene encoding BTB/POZ domain-containing protein 1, with amino-acid sequence MDSSSWQTEKTSIKERVHYMYSNSLFSDIEFLITKADGTEVRFPAHKFVLSVSSPVFEAMFFGNLAESGPTVRLPDCTVDGFQELLRYLYCDQVVFTGKNVLDVLYLSKKYIISHLIEKCWDYIERVIGYDDVFHVLPKAITMGEERVQGICWELVDIDTAKCLASDAFLEVSKELLCDLLKRESLSIPEVKLFRAVNRWAEKKVEEKGMLGNPKAKREVLGEDLIYLIRVPLMTAMEFVEVLSNNILNEVEIQELSNHHVKKEALTRFNAEPRPGLEPIDELPLGKANSSDVSGLLDGEVIRFTVNSELYLTGIKLFGEKILDNFNINLMILNGNNEVVSQCNFGKTFLSWVAGRDLDEIALKLPEPVRVTPGLSYCVKAHIQGPVKYDFGITALPVVYGQCTTTSSPIRFSSTPVSTNSSFSTNSKKYTKEPALQFYERSANKVASETHTQEEEGSPEPVFEGYQFSLAFATHTQEEKGSPEHLQCTQTKKRKVCNQY; translated from the exons ATGGACTCTTCGAGTTGGCAAACAGAGAAGACAAGCATCAAAGAGAGGGTACACTATATGTATAGTAACTCTTTGTTTAGCGATATCGAGTTTCTCATCACTAAGGCGGACGGTACCGAAGTTCGATTTCCAGCGCATAAGTTCGTCTTGTCCGTCAGTAGCCCTGTCTTTGAGGCAATGTTCTTTGGCAATCTGGCAGAATCCGGACCCACTGTCCGTCTTCCAGACTGCACCGTAGATGGTTTTCAAGAACTTCTGCGGTATCTTTACTGTGACCAAGTGGTTTTCACAGGTAAAAACGTTTTGGATGTTTTGTACCTCTCAAAGAAGTACATCATTTCGCATTTAATCGAGAAATGCTGGGATTACATCGAACGTGTTATCGGCTATGATGATGTTTTCCATGTTTTACCAAAAGCTATAACAATGGGGGAAGAAAGAGTGCAGGGTATCTGTTGGGAGCTTGTGGACATTGATACGGCTAAGTGCCTAGCTTCTGACGCGTTCCTGGAAGTCTCGAAAGAATTGTTGTGTGATCTTTTGAAACGAGAAAGCCTAAGTATCCCAGAAGTCAAGCTATTTCGAGCTGTGAATCGCTGGGCAGAGAAGAAAGTTGAGGAGAAAGGGATGCTTGGAAATCCTAAGGCAAAGAGGGAAGTGTTAGGAGAAGATTTGATATATCTTATCCGTGTACCTTTGATGACTGCAATGGAATTTGTAGAAGTCCTTTCCAACAACATTCTCAACGAAGTGGAAATTCAGGAACTTTCCAATCATCATGTCAAAAAAGAGGCTCTGACCCGCTTCAATGCAGAACCAAGGCCAGGACTTGAGCCCATTGATGAGTTGCCACTAGGGAAGGCAAACTCAAGTGATGTATCTGGACTGTTAGACGGAGAGGTAATTAGATTTACTGTTAACTCAGAGCTGTATTTGACTGGTATTAAGCTATTTGGGGAAAAAATTTTAGATAATTTTAATATAAATTTGATGATTCTTAACGGGAATAATGAAGTTGTTAGTCAATGTAATTTTGGTAAAACATTTCTATCATGGGTAGCAGGGAGAGATCTAGATGAAATTGCTCTCAAGTTGCCTGAGCCAGTTCGTGTCACACCTGGTTTAAGTTATTGTGTTAAGGCACATATCCAGGGCCCAGTGAAGTACGATTTTGGGATCACAGCCTTGCCCGTTGTTTATGGTCAGTGCACAACTACGTCAAGTCCTATAAGATTCAGTTCAACACCAG TTTCAACTAATTCAAGCTTTAGTacaaattctaaaaaatacacaaaagaACCAGCTCTCCAGTTTTATGAGAGAAGTGCCAACAAAGTTGCATCTGAAACACATACACAGGAAGAAGAGGGAAGTCCGGAACCAGTATTCGAAGGGTATCAGTTTTCCCTTGCATTTGCAACACATACACAGGAAGAAAAGGGAAGTCCTGAGCATCTACAATGCACACAAACGAAGAAAAGGAAAGTCTGTAACCAGTATTAA
- the LOC5511012 gene encoding uncharacterized protein LOC5511012 isoform X1 has protein sequence MAAAASSLRPMPLLRRPLPPKQLPTPPKSVSPVPPITCENQESGHRPQSPVTSYSGKVKPKPFSPLRGRKLYHGDVPLPDTSVVQPYKPRGPDGLPARAPRKIREYPPDVLIKDLYERPPPTFTLKNFLQRLPSRCDEDSFETMVSEQNYEKLTSWFAANRPRQGHLHNLEIERGVEMPDVTPRKPPRQVSIEMRVPDLGMETNLEAMKDQEVYNKKVNKTQPVTPATSKHTIPSRQIQRPLPPIQPKTMYDTSRDSAEQPGADNTHTPESAKTIQTVAQPTVTELIAPEGPRTQSQAKQDAELRSSLRKQQEIRKNADGSGRERIKTPQTAHSDAHYQAELMMKEKALTFEDWPEVIAYQETNIILPSSAPAFFQGEAIPRTASPFVSAEDYSDQVTPLEAVILNAIVTESAVLNVKAHFLNRLPSLSQLVDTLTHLNASFNDFWVFPPEILELKMLVSLKLRNNPIKAIPNAGIGNLSQLKVFEMSFNLLTSLPASLFELKDLELLDLSYNRLSFIPADIGKLRALRELNLEGNQLGAMPISTLFLPLKYFRISNNFIHPLFWRETASNQPQRLLDLCALNVARHDQDIAAMIALPETLKKLLNMPDKCDCCGGAKFGEGLRVIKGLDEVFGVKNLPFLFSSCSQYCRKKFVKNKDGLALWLFRNGITITKNE, from the exons ATGGCGGCTGCCGCAAGTTCTTTGAGGCCTATGCCTCTTCTACGGCGCCCTTTGCCGCCAAAACAACTACCAACTCCGCCTAAATCCGTGTCTCCGGTACCTCCCATAACCTGCGAGAATCAAGAGTCAGGGCACCGTCCCCAATCACCAGTAACTTCCTACTCTGGAAAAGTCAAGCCGAAACCTTTCTCTCCCCTGCGAGGGAGAAAGCTGTACCACGGGGATGTCCCTTTGCCAGATACTTCTGTTGTGCAGCCTTACAAGCCTCGTGGACCCGATGGATTACCTGCGAGAGCTCCTAGGAAAATCAGAGAATATCCACCAGACGTTCTCATTAAAGATTTATACGAAAGACCGCCTCCTACATTCACACTCAAGAACTTTCTGCAGCGCTTGCCTTCTAGATGTGACGAGGATTCCTTCGAGACGATGGTATCAGAACAAAACTACGAGAAGCTAACGAGCTGGTTTGCCGCCAATCGACCCAGGCAGGGTCACCTACACAATTTGGAAATTGAAA gaGGCGTTGAAATGCCAGATGTTACCCCAAGAAAACCTCCTAGACAAGTTTCAATTGAAATGAGAGTTCCTGACTTAGGAATGGAAACCAATCTAGAGGCAATGAAAGACCAGGAGgtttacaacaaaaaagtCAACAAGACCCAACCAGTAACTCCTGCAACATCTAAACACACTATTCCATCAAGACAAATACAAAGACCATTGCCTCCAATACAGCCAAAAACAATGTATGACACAAGTAGGGACAGTGCTGAACAACCAGGGGCCGATAATACACATACCCCAGAGTCTGCAAAGACTATCCAGACAGTCGCTCAACCAACAGTCACAGAGTTAATTGCCCCTGAAGGGCCAAGGACTCAAAGTCAAGCTAAGCAGGATGCTGAACTTAGAAGTTCTCTCAGGAAACAACAAGAGATCAGAAAAAATGCTGATGGTTCAGGTAGAGAGAGGATAAAGACACCACAAACTGCACACAGTGATGCTCACTATCAAGCAGAACTCATGATGAAAGAAAAAGCACTCACATTTGAAGA TTGGCCAGAGGTGATTGCCTACCAAGAAACTAATATCATCCTGCCAAGCTCTGCCCCAGCTTTCTTTCAAGGGGAGGCTATACCTAGAACTGCGTCTCCATTTG TGAGTGCAGAAGATTATTCAGATCAGGTGACTCCTTTAGAAGCTGTCATTCTCAATGCCATAGTGACCGAGTCTGCTGTGCTGAATGTCAAG gccCACTTCCTAAACAGGCTGCCTAGTCTGAGTCAGTTGGTAGACACCTTGACACATCTTAATGCATCCTTCAATGACTTCTGG GTCTTTCCACCAGAGATATTGGAACTGAAGATGCTTGTATCCCTCAAACTTCGAAACAACCCAATCAAAGCAATTCCAAATG CAGGTATTGGCAATTTATCACAGTTAAAAGTGTTTGAGATGTCTTTCAATTTACTGACAAGTCTTCCAGCAAG TTTGTTTGAGTTAAAAGACTTGGAACTGCTAGACCTGTCGTATAACCGACTATCCTTCATTCCTGCTGATATAGGGAAATTAAG AGCACTACGTGAGTTGAACCTTGAGGGGAATCAGCTCGGAGCCATGCCAATCAGTACTCTCTTCTTACCGCTCAAGTACTTCAGGATCAGTAATAACTTCATTCACCCACTCTTCTGGAGAGAGACAGCAAGTAACcaaccacag AGACTATTAGATTTGTGTGCACTCAATGTAGCAAGACACGATCAAGACATTGCAGCTATGATTGCACTCCCTGAAACATTGAAAAAATTATTAAACAT gCCTGACAAATGCGATTGCTGTGGAGGGGCAAAGTTTGGCGAAGGTTTGCGTGTGATTAAAGGACTCGACGAGGTGTTTGGCGTAAAGAACCTCCCTTTTCTCTTTTCCTCGTGCTCTCAGTATTGCCGAAAAAAGTTCGTGAAGAACAAGGATGGCTTAGCACTCTGGTTATTCCGCAATGGCATAACTATAACCAAGAATGAATAA
- the LOC5510996 gene encoding choline-phosphate cytidylyltransferase A, with product MATATELNTDSTSRKRKRKSPPRENGHSSPERKRCLAPREPAIFYEPDLTIASDDTEPEKFEPISLEDAKSGKAKRPIRVYADGIYDCFHFGHARSLMQAKRAFPTEVYLMVGVCSDELTHKLKGFTVMTEDERYMSLLHSRYVDEVIRDAPWIVSPDFIDIHKIDFVAHDDIPYKTAGMQTDDVYKDIKAMGKFVATERTEGISTSDIIARVVKDYDVYIRRNLARGYTAKELNVGFMKEKEVQVRNKVDQVKEKISVKSQELIQKWEEKSREFIGSFIDIFGRDGHLDRLFGKGKERISDVGERLKGAGRRIKRALSPGKCDDDEAVYYYEDDDVPRKIPRLSLDPEISDDEDSAKGAKLVD from the exons ATGGCGACTGCTACAGAACTTAATACTGATTCTACCTCTAGAAAGCGGAAAAGAAAAAGTCCGCCGCGAGAAAACGGACATTCTAGCCCGGAAAGAAAGCGATGTTTG GCCCCCAGAGAACCCGCAATATTCTACGAACCAGATTTGACTATTGCCAGCGATGACACAGAACCGGAGAAATTCGAGCCTATTTCCCTAGAAGATGCTAAAAGTGGCAAAG CGAAAAGGCCAATTCGTGTGTATGCAGACGGCATTTACGATTGCTTTCACTTTGGACATGCTAGATCTCTGATGCAGGCGAAGAGAGCGTTTCCTACAGAAGTATATTTGATGGTTGGAG TGTGCAGTGATGAGCTCACCCACAAGTTAAAGGGTTTCACTGTAATGACAGAGGATGAGAGATACATGTCTCTTTTGCACAGCCGTTATGTTGATGAAGTTATAAGAGATGCACCCTGGATCGTTTCACCAGACTTTATTGATATCCATAAG ATTGACTTTGTTGCCCATGACGATATCCCTTACAAAACTGCTGGTATGCAGACTGACGATGTGTACAAAGACATCAAGGCCATGGGTAAATTCGTGGCTACAGAAAGAACAGAGGGTATCTCTACGTCAGACATTATTGCGAGAGTTGTTAAAGACTATGATGTGTATATCAGAAGGAACTTAGCTCGTGGTTATACGGCCAAGGAGCTCAACGTGGGATTTATGAAG GAGAAAGAAGTACAAGTTCGTAACAAGGTGGACCAGGTGAAGGAGAAGATATCTGTCAAATCCCAGGAGCTGATCCAGAAATGGGAGGAGAAGTCTAGGGAATTTATCGGCAGTTTCATTGACATTTTTGGTCGAGACGGTCACCTG GATCGACTGTTCGGCAAAGGTAAAGAACGTATCTCAGACGTTGGTGAGCGATTGAAAGGTGCCGGACGTCGCATCAAACGGGCTCTTTCCCCGGGAAAATGCGACGATGACGAGGCCGTCTACTATTACGAGGACGACGACGTCCCGAGAAAAATTCCCCGTCTTTCCCTCGACCCAGAAATTTCCGACGACGAAGATTCCGCAAAGGGAGCGAAGTTGGTAgactaa
- the LOC5511012 gene encoding uncharacterized protein LOC5511012 isoform X2, which yields MAAAASSLRPMPLLRRPLPPKQLPTPPKSVSPVPPITCENQESGHRPQSPVTSYSGKVKPKPFSPLRGRKLYHGDVPLPDTSVVQPYKPRGPDGLPARAPRKIREYPPDVLIKDLYERPPPTFTLKNFLQRLPSRCDEDSFETMVSEQNYEKLTSWFAANRPRQGHLHNLEIERGVEMPDVTPRKPPRQVSIEMRVPDLGMETNLEAMKDQEVYNKKVNKTQPVTPATSKHTIPSRQIQRPLPPIQPKTMYDTSRDSAEQPGADNTHTPESAKTIQTVAQPTVTELIAPEGPRTQSQAKQDAELRSSLRKQQEIRKNADGSGRERIKTPQTAHSDAHYQAELMMKEKALTFEDWPEVIAYQETNIILPSSAPAFFQGEAIPRTASPFVSAEDYSDQVTPLEAVILNAIVTESAVLNVKAHFLNRLPSLSQLVDTLTHLNASFNDFWVFPPEILELKMLVSLKLRNNPIKAIPNGIGNLSQLKVFEMSFNLLTSLPASLFELKDLELLDLSYNRLSFIPADIGKLRALRELNLEGNQLGAMPISTLFLPLKYFRISNNFIHPLFWRETASNQPQRLLDLCALNVARHDQDIAAMIALPETLKKLLNMPDKCDCCGGAKFGEGLRVIKGLDEVFGVKNLPFLFSSCSQYCRKKFVKNKDGLALWLFRNGITITKNE from the exons ATGGCGGCTGCCGCAAGTTCTTTGAGGCCTATGCCTCTTCTACGGCGCCCTTTGCCGCCAAAACAACTACCAACTCCGCCTAAATCCGTGTCTCCGGTACCTCCCATAACCTGCGAGAATCAAGAGTCAGGGCACCGTCCCCAATCACCAGTAACTTCCTACTCTGGAAAAGTCAAGCCGAAACCTTTCTCTCCCCTGCGAGGGAGAAAGCTGTACCACGGGGATGTCCCTTTGCCAGATACTTCTGTTGTGCAGCCTTACAAGCCTCGTGGACCCGATGGATTACCTGCGAGAGCTCCTAGGAAAATCAGAGAATATCCACCAGACGTTCTCATTAAAGATTTATACGAAAGACCGCCTCCTACATTCACACTCAAGAACTTTCTGCAGCGCTTGCCTTCTAGATGTGACGAGGATTCCTTCGAGACGATGGTATCAGAACAAAACTACGAGAAGCTAACGAGCTGGTTTGCCGCCAATCGACCCAGGCAGGGTCACCTACACAATTTGGAAATTGAAA gaGGCGTTGAAATGCCAGATGTTACCCCAAGAAAACCTCCTAGACAAGTTTCAATTGAAATGAGAGTTCCTGACTTAGGAATGGAAACCAATCTAGAGGCAATGAAAGACCAGGAGgtttacaacaaaaaagtCAACAAGACCCAACCAGTAACTCCTGCAACATCTAAACACACTATTCCATCAAGACAAATACAAAGACCATTGCCTCCAATACAGCCAAAAACAATGTATGACACAAGTAGGGACAGTGCTGAACAACCAGGGGCCGATAATACACATACCCCAGAGTCTGCAAAGACTATCCAGACAGTCGCTCAACCAACAGTCACAGAGTTAATTGCCCCTGAAGGGCCAAGGACTCAAAGTCAAGCTAAGCAGGATGCTGAACTTAGAAGTTCTCTCAGGAAACAACAAGAGATCAGAAAAAATGCTGATGGTTCAGGTAGAGAGAGGATAAAGACACCACAAACTGCACACAGTGATGCTCACTATCAAGCAGAACTCATGATGAAAGAAAAAGCACTCACATTTGAAGA TTGGCCAGAGGTGATTGCCTACCAAGAAACTAATATCATCCTGCCAAGCTCTGCCCCAGCTTTCTTTCAAGGGGAGGCTATACCTAGAACTGCGTCTCCATTTG TGAGTGCAGAAGATTATTCAGATCAGGTGACTCCTTTAGAAGCTGTCATTCTCAATGCCATAGTGACCGAGTCTGCTGTGCTGAATGTCAAG gccCACTTCCTAAACAGGCTGCCTAGTCTGAGTCAGTTGGTAGACACCTTGACACATCTTAATGCATCCTTCAATGACTTCTGG GTCTTTCCACCAGAGATATTGGAACTGAAGATGCTTGTATCCCTCAAACTTCGAAACAACCCAATCAAAGCAATTCCAAATG GTATTGGCAATTTATCACAGTTAAAAGTGTTTGAGATGTCTTTCAATTTACTGACAAGTCTTCCAGCAAG TTTGTTTGAGTTAAAAGACTTGGAACTGCTAGACCTGTCGTATAACCGACTATCCTTCATTCCTGCTGATATAGGGAAATTAAG AGCACTACGTGAGTTGAACCTTGAGGGGAATCAGCTCGGAGCCATGCCAATCAGTACTCTCTTCTTACCGCTCAAGTACTTCAGGATCAGTAATAACTTCATTCACCCACTCTTCTGGAGAGAGACAGCAAGTAACcaaccacag AGACTATTAGATTTGTGTGCACTCAATGTAGCAAGACACGATCAAGACATTGCAGCTATGATTGCACTCCCTGAAACATTGAAAAAATTATTAAACAT gCCTGACAAATGCGATTGCTGTGGAGGGGCAAAGTTTGGCGAAGGTTTGCGTGTGATTAAAGGACTCGACGAGGTGTTTGGCGTAAAGAACCTCCCTTTTCTCTTTTCCTCGTGCTCTCAGTATTGCCGAAAAAAGTTCGTGAAGAACAAGGATGGCTTAGCACTCTGGTTATTCCGCAATGGCATAACTATAACCAAGAATGAATAA
- the LOC116617496 gene encoding uncharacterized protein K02A2.6-like has protein sequence MNANEVPQPQGDQRFFLGDVESDGTKNPWTVDLLINQKPVNFKIDTGADITVLSESTYNHLPNPPKLEPERADISSPGGKLICKGQFLTEAKPNGEAYQVKMFVIAGEQVNNLLGRDTACKMGLVQRVGEVLFDVFGDIGLLNCAPVKIELREGAQPYHVNTARQIPFPLLPKVESKLDRMKREGIIVEITEPTDWCAPMIPVAKSNEKVRICVDLRRLNESVKRERYVLPTLDDVAPKMVGATLFSKLDASSGFWQIPLTDESAKLTTFITPQGRFCFRRLPFGITSAPEIFQRCMTDLLKNQEGAYAIMDDVIIVGKTPEEHDKRLRETLKIIEE, from the coding sequence ATGAATGCTAATGAGGTTCCACAACCACAGGGAGACCAGCGATTTTTCTTAGGAGATGTAGAATCGGACGGAACAAAGAATCCATGGACAGTTGATTTGTTAATCAACCAGAAACCTGTTAATTTCAAGATTGACACGGGGGCTGATATTACAGTTTTGTCGGAATCGACTTATAATCATCTCCCAAACCCTCCAAAGCTAGAGCCAGAGCGCGCTGATATTTCAAGTCCAGGAGGAAAACTGATCTGTAAAGGACAATTTCTGACTGAAGCTAAGCCAAATGGGGAGGCATACCAGGTTAAGATGTTTGTTATTGCAGGAGAGCAAGTGAACAATTTACTAGGACGGGACACTGCTTGTAAAATGGGTCTAGTACAGAGAGTTGGAGAAGTTTTGTTTGACGTATTCGGAGATATTGGTCTTCTTAATTGTGCGCCAGTGAAAATCGAGTTACGAGAGGGTGCACAACCGTATCACGTCAATACCGCCAGACAAATCCCGTTCCCACTCTTACCTAAAGTCGAGAGTAAGCTGGATAGAATGAAGCGCGAAGGTATAATTGTGGAAATTACAGAGCCTACTGATTGGTGCGCGCCTATGATTCCAGTCGCAAAGAGTAATGAGAAGGTCAGGATTTGTGTTGATCTGAGACGACTAAATGAATCTGTGAAGCGAGAGAGATATGTCCTGCCAACCCTTGATGATGTTGCGCCCAAGATGGTTGGAGCGACCTTGTTTTCAAAGCTCGACGCGTCAAGTGGATTTTGGCAAATACCCCTCACTGATGAAAGCGCAAAGCTTACGACCTTCATCACACCACAAGGCAGATTTTGTTTCCGAAGATTGCCGTTTGGTATAACCTCTGCACCCGAGATATTCCAGCGATGCATGACAGATTTGTTGAAGAACCAAGAAGGAGCATACGCGATAatggatgacgtcattatcGTCGGAAAAACCCCGGAAGAACACGACAAAAGATTACGCGAGACTTTGAAGATCATTGAAGAATAG